The Fibrobacter sp. UWR4 DNA window ACATTCCTGAAGCGGGATTCGAGAAGCTAGAATTCCGAAATCCCAGCTTGAAAATAGAAGGAAAAGAGGCGAAAGCCACTTTTTTTTGCGTTTTTACGTGATTTTAACCTTATGAAAATACGAATGTTAAGATTTCCTTACCTTTGTAAACATTTCTTTATTATTTTTGATGTTGGGTGGTGTACGAGTGAATCTGGGAGGTTCATATGTTTTTTGATAGATTACGTTCGTATTTTTTAGTCCTGGTTACGACAATATCCGCGGTTTTCGCTGCGGATGTAGGTCCCATGTATTTTGAAGATGTCGCAGATTCACTGCAGCAGAAATATTGGGAAAATTTGATGACGTTTAAATTCTGGGGTACGACAGGCTTCTACATGATGCGTGGAACTGCTCCGGATACGAGTGGTGCTATTGGTACCGCTAGCGGTGACGTCATTTTTGATGCTGATAACATTATTGTGGGTGGTAAGACCCTTGTCGGTAAGGACCTGAAATTCAAATCTGGTTCCGGTACGCTGCTTAAGGGACCTGTGCGTACGTTAGGCGATTTCTCTTCTGGAACAAATGGCAACCTTTCTTATCAAGGAACATTCTGCATTGAGGGAGAAGCGGATTATGGTGCTGCTTTAGGTATTGCGCAGGCAGGGGGTACTCTCCTGACTGGTGAAAATGCAAAAACAGGAAAGTGCTCCTGTGATGCTGTGTCTGCGGTGTTCAATTCCCTGAAGGTCCCTAAAATCGTGGATTCTACTGAATTGTATGATGATGGGGGCTCCATTGACGTATCTGGAGAAATCCGGTATATTGACGTTCCTAGAATCGAGGAAGGGGAAGGAAAACTATGGGATTTGTATTTCAAGAAGATTGACATTCATAACGGAGGCGAATTACGAGTCCGCTTGCCCCCCAATGGTGGTGGTCGTCTGGTTCGCATTTTCCTTGATGAATCCATTAATTTCTATGCAGGCTCAAAATTACGTGTTCAGTACGTGAACGAAGATGCTGAATTTGTAGGGGGGGCTTGGACCAAGGTTACGACAGATGCCCTTTCCCATAAGGATTATGCGGGCAATCTTCTGGTTTACATGAAAAACGATGTAAATTGGGATTCTTTCCAGGCTGCAGATAGTATTCAGGGGTCCCTGATTACGCAAGGCACTATGACTGTAGGCAGTAATCTGCATTTGGCAGGTCAGCTCATTGCCGAAAACCTGAATATCAATGCAGAATTTGATGGTAAGGGCTTCCGCTACGTTCCTTTTGATCCGGCAATTCTTGACCCGAAATTGTTCGCTACCGTTGATTTTGAAGAATCAGGGAAACTTGTGGAGGTGCCTGTCCGCCTTGATACTAATACACTTGCAGATGTCTACTTCAACTACTGCTTTGATCTGACAGATGAAGAACCTGTCAACGGAAAGACTTCTGACCAACGTGCGGATCTTACGGACTTTGATTCTATCCCTTATCTCTGCGGTGTGGATACTGGTCGTGTAACCATTTTGGCTGGCAGCAAGTACCCGACCGAAGATTCCAAGATTTATATCAATGTTGCACTGGATCCCTATAAGGAAGCTTATGGCTCAGACATTAAGGAACAGTTTACCCTTAAGGTCTTTGATATGGTGGGTGCAGTCCTTAGGGACAATGCTCGAGAAGGATCCTTTACGCTGAACGTTGTCGATAAGAACATTTATCCGGTAACTAGGGATACTACTTTTGCTGTGCTGGAAGATGATACACTTCGCTTTGTATCTGATATGTTCCCCTATTATTCCCTGATTGACGCGAAAATGACAGGCGTTCGTATTGAACAATTGCCCAATTCCAAGTTTGGCTCCCTAATTTACAAGGGAGAACTCGTTAAGAAAGACCAGATTGTCCCTGTAGATTCCCTTGTGGATTTGATTTTTGTTCCGGTTGCGAATTTCTACGATGCTGATATTGATGCTTCCCAGACAACTGTGAAATTCGCAGTAGTGGATGCCAACGATGCAATCAGTTCCGAAGACAAAAATACGGCGGGTGAACCGATTGGAAATAAGGAATTTGTCATTACGGTAAATCCCGTAAATGATGCTCCTGTTACGGGTCCTGCTACATTCACTATTGGCGGTCACGCAATTCCTGGTGGCACCAACTTGAAGGGCTCTATCTCCGTTAAGGATGTGGATGATACTGTATTCACTTACGCATTTGACAAGAATCATGAAAACTATGCCCTTGTGGATTCTCTCTTTACGATTGATCCGAATACAGGCGTAATCAGTGTAAAGGAAGGAATTACCCTTAAGAGGCTTACCAATGATTCTCTGTTTACCATTGGCGTGGTCGTAAGTGATAAAAGTGCTTCTACCGGTAAGGAGGAAGACATCCTCTCCGCAGTTTCAGACGTGACCATCAAGGTGGACTATGGATACAATCCGCCTGCTGTGGACATTGTGGAAGGAAAGAATCCTGAAAACAAGTGGCCTGATCCTATCATTATTAGAACCCATATTCCTGAAATGGAATTGAGTTGCACTCATAATGGTGGTAAGGATGTGGAAGTCTGTATGGATACAGTTCTCGTAGAAGGCTGCCGTTATTATTCCGTAAGTTATTGGGATGACGATCACGATGGTATCGCCTATGACTCTGTACAGGTTTGCTTGAGCACTGCAACGCCTTTTGTGTCTGTGGATGCGGATCGAAAGGAAATTGTCGCCGACAATATCTATACCATCGTGGAAGAGGTGGATGCGGATGATCCTAGATTCTATGTGAATACCATTACGAATAACATCCATATCGTCGTGAAGGATTCCGTTGGCGGGGTAAATAAGGATTATACCATTGCCCTGGACTTGGATACTGCAGGTGTTTCCAAGAGTACCCTGGACAAAATGAGTACTGTAATCAAGGCCAATATAGGCCTGGACGAAACAAAGCCTGCGACGATTGTTTCCGTGAATGGTGATACCACTCTTCATTCCTACAAGGTGGCTTATCAGGGAAACGACTCCGTAACGGTTTCCTATAAGACCGGCAAGGATGGTGACGTCGTGAAGGTCCCTGTAGTTAATAGCGAAGGAAAGGTGGACTCCGTTGAAGTCTTTATGGTTACCTATGTTACTACCATGAATGGCAGGGAAGTGTCTGTCTCCTATACGGCAGATGCTGCTACCGGAGCGATCCTGATGGTAGATTCAGATGGAAACCTGATGACCGAAGACGCGGCTTCCAAGAAAGGTGTAAATGCGGTACCCTACACGGTTTCTTACGACTACGTGGATTCTAATGGCAATACCGTGAATATTTCCTACGGAGTCGACGAAGATGGAAACCTGGTGACAAGCGAAGCCGGTGATATTGGCTATTGCGTGTCCTATACCTACATCAATGAATACGGTAATTCCGCTACAAAGTCTGTCACTGTAGTGCTGGACCGTATAGGTCCCAAGGTTGAAATTACTTCTCCCGAAAAGGGCGCCCGAATTCGTGCGAACTTTGTTGCCGTGACTTGGGAGGTGAATGGTGTTGAACAGGATACCCTCACTCAGCAGAGCCTAGAAAAGGGCGTGAATAAGATTAAGCGCATCTATAAGGACAAGGCTGGTAATGTTGCCAAGGATTCTGTCCTTGTGTTCATGAAGGACGCAAAGGACGTGGCTGTTTCTGAAGAACAGCCTGTGACCTTGATTACCAAGGACAAGGTTGATGAATACTACGCCTCCAATCCTCCTGAGAAGGGGCAGAACTACGCTGTTAGTATTCGTAACCCCAAGACAGGAAAGGAAGTTGAAACCCTGAAGGGAGGCGCCTTTGGTAGAAAGTCCGGTAGCGGAGAGGCTCCCTATCCTGGTCTTGAAGAAGAAAACCATCTAGGTCCCACTCTTGTTATGGAAATTAAGCTTCCTGTGGTGAATTCCATTGGTGGCCTCGCAACTTTAGATGACTTGGTGGATTCACAGGGCAACGTTTCTATTGATGGTCTGGATGCTGCTAATAGCAAAAAGATGTCTAAAGAAGAATACGTGAAGACTTATTGTG harbors:
- a CDS encoding cadherin repeat domain-containing protein; protein product: MYFEDVADSLQQKYWENLMTFKFWGTTGFYMMRGTAPDTSGAIGTASGDVIFDADNIIVGGKTLVGKDLKFKSGSGTLLKGPVRTLGDFSSGTNGNLSYQGTFCIEGEADYGAALGIAQAGGTLLTGENAKTGKCSCDAVSAVFNSLKVPKIVDSTELYDDGGSIDVSGEIRYIDVPRIEEGEGKLWDLYFKKIDIHNGGELRVRLPPNGGGRLVRIFLDESINFYAGSKLRVQYVNEDAEFVGGAWTKVTTDALSHKDYAGNLLVYMKNDVNWDSFQAADSIQGSLITQGTMTVGSNLHLAGQLIAENLNINAEFDGKGFRYVPFDPAILDPKLFATVDFEESGKLVEVPVRLDTNTLADVYFNYCFDLTDEEPVNGKTSDQRADLTDFDSIPYLCGVDTGRVTILAGSKYPTEDSKIYINVALDPYKEAYGSDIKEQFTLKVFDMVGAVLRDNAREGSFTLNVVDKNIYPVTRDTTFAVLEDDTLRFVSDMFPYYSLIDAKMTGVRIEQLPNSKFGSLIYKGELVKKDQIVPVDSLVDLIFVPVANFYDADIDASQTTVKFAVVDANDAISSEDKNTAGEPIGNKEFVITVNPVNDAPVTGPATFTIGGHAIPGGTNLKGSISVKDVDDTVFTYAFDKNHENYALVDSLFTIDPNTGVISVKEGITLKRLTNDSLFTIGVVVSDKSASTGKEEDILSAVSDVTIKVDYGYNPPAVDIVEGKNPENKWPDPIIIRTHIPEMELSCTHNGGKDVEVCMDTVLVEGCRYYSVSYWDDDHDGIAYDSVQVCLSTATPFVSVDADRKEIVADNIYTIVEEVDADDPRFYVNTITNNIHIVVKDSVGGVNKDYTIALDLDTAGVSKSTLDKMSTVIKANIGLDETKPATIVSVNGDTTLHSYKVAYQGNDSVTVSYKTGKDGDVVKVPVVNSEGKVDSVEVFMVTYVTTMNGREVSVSYTADAATGAILMVDSDGNLMTEDAASKKGVNAVPYTVSYDYVDSNGNTVNISYGVDEDGNLVTSEAGDIGYCVSYTYINEYGNSATKSVTVVLDRIGPKVEITSPEKGARIRANFVAVTWEVNGVEQDTLTQQSLEKGVNKIKRIYKDKAGNVAKDSVLVFMKDAKDVAVSEEQPVTLITKDKVDEYYASNPPEKGQNYAVSIRNPKTGKEVETLKGGAFGRKSGSGEAPYPGLEEENHLGPTLVMEIKLPVVNSIGGLATLDDLVDSQGNVSIDGLDAANSKKMSKEEYVKTYCEDGFDFDDPSKANLYDIKSNVKIWIYTTLSNFVGYYNFSQELNDPSYTNDVGMLQMFFEQKPDKDGNVRDKSGRLLGTGAYLYKVEVGMKSKLRCTLPPVNDENGKKKGDVIRTSDNMLRPFGYMRPESK